One window of Desulfarculus baarsii DSM 2075 genomic DNA carries:
- a CDS encoding sigma-54-dependent transcriptional regulator, producing the protein MSARQQTVLVVDDERGHRLMLRAHLEDAGYRVIDAADGEAALVQLESEPVELVLMDQVMPRMDGLSALKRVKAQRPELPVLMMTAFGSIDNAVTALKEGADDYLTKPLDVEEVLIKVGRRLEQARLARQVEEQARRLGERFDFSALIGESHPMLRLKESLALVAPTQATVLITGESGTGKEVAAQILHQHSKRAKGPLVGVNCAALPESLLESELFGHEKGSFTGATARRDGRFKTADGGTLFLDEVGEMSPSTQAKLLRVLQDGEYSPVGSDKVYTCDVRVIAATNRDLQQAVRDSEFREDLFYRLNVINIEMPPLRQRGEDIMLLADHFLRRFAAQNQRRLGGFGQNARLRMLAYRWPGNVRELINAVERAVIMSRGPQVELEDLPSSLQSQPAVDQMLLRPGLSVRQAEKTLIILTLEATAGNRTQAAQMLGITRKTLQNKIKEYEAEGERLP; encoded by the coding sequence GTGAGCGCCCGCCAGCAGACAGTGCTCGTCGTCGATGACGAGAGGGGTCATCGCCTGATGCTGCGTGCCCATCTGGAAGACGCCGGCTATCGGGTGATCGACGCCGCCGACGGCGAGGCGGCCCTGGTGCAACTGGAGTCCGAGCCGGTGGAGCTGGTGCTGATGGACCAGGTCATGCCGCGCATGGATGGCCTCAGCGCCTTGAAGCGCGTCAAGGCCCAGCGCCCCGAGCTGCCCGTGCTGATGATGACCGCCTTTGGCAGCATCGACAACGCCGTCACCGCGCTCAAGGAAGGGGCCGACGACTACCTGACCAAGCCTCTGGACGTGGAGGAGGTGCTGATCAAGGTGGGCCGCCGCCTGGAGCAGGCCAGACTGGCCCGCCAGGTGGAGGAGCAGGCCCGCCGCCTGGGCGAGCGCTTTGATTTTTCGGCCCTGATCGGCGAAAGCCACCCGATGCTGCGCCTAAAGGAGTCGCTGGCCCTGGTCGCCCCGACCCAGGCCACGGTGCTGATCACCGGCGAAAGCGGCACCGGCAAGGAAGTGGCCGCCCAGATCCTCCACCAGCACTCCAAGCGCGCCAAGGGCCCGCTGGTGGGCGTAAACTGCGCGGCTTTGCCCGAGAGCCTCTTGGAGTCGGAGCTTTTCGGCCACGAAAAGGGCTCGTTCACCGGGGCCACGGCCCGTCGAGACGGCCGCTTCAAGACCGCCGACGGCGGCACGCTGTTTTTGGACGAGGTGGGCGAGATGAGCCCCTCGACCCAGGCCAAGCTGCTGCGCGTGCTGCAAGACGGCGAATATTCGCCGGTGGGTTCGGACAAGGTCTACACCTGCGACGTGCGGGTCATCGCCGCCACCAACCGCGATCTGCAACAGGCCGTGCGCGACAGCGAATTTCGCGAGGACTTGTTCTATCGGCTGAACGTCATCAACATCGAAATGCCCCCGCTGCGCCAACGCGGCGAGGACATCATGCTTTTGGCCGATCACTTTCTGCGGCGCTTCGCGGCCCAAAACCAGCGCCGTCTGGGCGGCTTTGGCCAAAACGCCCGGCTGCGCATGCTGGCCTATCGCTGGCCCGGCAACGTGCGCGAGCTGATCAACGCCGTGGAGCGGGCGGTGATCATGAGCCGCGGGCCACAGGTCGAGCTGGAAGACCTGCCTTCGTCGCTGCAAAGCCAGCCGGCGGTGGACCAGATGCTCCTGCGGCCGGGCCTGAGCGTGCGCCAGGCGGAAAAGACCCTGATCATCCTGACCCTGGAGGCCACCGCCGGCAACCGCACCCAGGCCGCTCAGATGCTGGGCATCACCCGCAAAACCCTGCAAAACAAGATCAAGGAATACGAGGCCGAGGGCGAGCGCCTGCCCTGA
- a CDS encoding autotransporter outer membrane beta-barrel domain-containing protein, with amino-acid sequence MAVCLAVALFLALASSAPARMVNPIDLPPGPLLGVYTAAFVNQELIDQGRATPTTLPFETGTTVEDVRLGQEDYYVRFYAYDASRLKGGGVGSWLMRASSVRGLSLQEVADKFALPTLPDHIIAVRVPAGVVIRTGVAGPIVGWGEGGGQQILLMERISADDYVFGRPTSGPSLYYGPWVGGGNPGAVAGYLDSLATPANYSDLDYVFNRLNFLEPAPLSQAMRAIGPEAHGAMVELSLQDSLLFLDGLGQRRQELRASGPSGGGRDQTWARAVGARGDYQDSDRRVGFDYSLAGLAAGQDWALGQRWLLGLAVGFTRADFDWSANGGDGHADHLNLGLRADYDGGGYFVEGAVSAGLCRADVSRRVAFEGVDRLADGSPDGQTAAARLGGGLNLECAGWLVQPLAALTYAYSRQDSFDETNAGSLNLTLDEHEASTMVGRLELRAGRAFALAEGLDLRPEFGLAWLHFAPLDDRALRARLAGQPGWFSVTGDDDDRDALAPSLTLLAQAAGGWSFYGRYDGQLNSAASQHALQLGLCLSF; translated from the coding sequence GTGGCTGTTTGCCTCGCCGTGGCCCTGTTTTTGGCCCTGGCCAGCAGCGCCCCGGCCCGCATGGTCAACCCCATCGACCTGCCGCCCGGGCCGCTGCTAGGCGTCTACACAGCCGCCTTTGTCAACCAAGAGCTGATCGACCAGGGCCGGGCCACGCCAACCACCCTGCCCTTCGAGACCGGAACGACGGTCGAGGATGTTCGCCTGGGCCAGGAAGACTATTACGTGCGGTTTTACGCCTACGACGCCAGCCGGCTCAAGGGCGGCGGCGTGGGCAGTTGGCTGATGCGCGCCAGCAGCGTGCGCGGCCTGAGCCTGCAAGAAGTGGCCGACAAGTTCGCCCTGCCCACCCTGCCCGATCATATCATCGCCGTGCGCGTGCCGGCGGGCGTGGTCATCCGCACCGGCGTGGCCGGGCCCATCGTCGGCTGGGGCGAGGGCGGCGGCCAGCAGATACTCCTGATGGAGCGCATCTCGGCCGATGACTACGTCTTTGGCCGGCCGACCAGCGGGCCGTCGCTTTATTATGGGCCGTGGGTGGGCGGCGGCAACCCCGGCGCGGTGGCCGGCTATCTGGATTCGCTGGCCACGCCGGCCAACTACTCCGACCTGGATTACGTCTTCAACCGGCTCAATTTCCTGGAGCCCGCGCCCCTGAGCCAAGCCATGCGCGCCATCGGCCCCGAAGCCCATGGGGCCATGGTCGAGCTTTCGTTGCAGGATTCGCTGCTGTTTCTCGACGGCCTGGGCCAACGCCGCCAGGAACTGCGCGCCTCCGGGCCGAGTGGCGGCGGCCGCGACCAGACCTGGGCCAGGGCCGTGGGCGCGCGCGGCGATTATCAAGACAGCGACAGGCGTGTTGGCTTTGACTACTCCCTGGCCGGGCTGGCTGCCGGCCAGGACTGGGCCCTGGGCCAACGCTGGCTGCTTGGCCTGGCCGTGGGCTTTACCAGGGCCGATTTCGACTGGTCGGCCAACGGTGGCGACGGCCACGCCGATCACCTTAACCTGGGCCTGCGGGCCGATTACGATGGCGGCGGCTATTTCGTGGAAGGGGCCGTCAGCGCCGGCCTGTGCCGGGCCGACGTGAGCCGCCGCGTGGCTTTTGAGGGCGTCGATCGCCTGGCCGATGGTTCGCCCGACGGCCAGACGGCGGCGGCGCGCCTTGGCGGCGGGCTCAACCTGGAATGCGCCGGCTGGCTGGTCCAGCCCCTGGCCGCCCTGACCTACGCCTATTCCCGCCAAGACTCTTTTGACGAGACCAACGCCGGCAGCCTCAACCTGACCCTGGACGAGCACGAGGCGAGCACCATGGTCGGCCGGCTGGAGCTGCGCGCCGGCCGGGCCTTTGCCCTGGCCGAGGGCCTTGACTTGCGGCCGGAGTTCGGCCTGGCCTGGCTGCATTTCGCGCCCCTGGACGACCGCGCCCTGCGCGCGCGCCTGGCCGGCCAGCCCGGCTGGTTCAGCGTGACCGGCGACGACGACGACCGCGATGCCTTGGCGCCCAGCCTGACGCTGCTGGCCCAGGCCGCCGGCGGCTGGTCGTTTTATGGCCGCTACGACGGCCAACTTAACAGCGCCGCCAGCCAGCACGCCCTGCAACTGGGCCTGTGTCTGTCTTTCTAG
- the glgC gene encoding glucose-1-phosphate adenylyltransferase, which translates to MKDTLAVIMAGGKGERLAPLTQDRSKPSVPFGGIYRLIDLTLSNVINSGIYKIMVLPQYKSQSLVDHLEAGWNIFNYDLGHYLRIVPPQMRTGEKWYQGTADSVRQNAYLLDRDPSLRRVIILSGDHVYKMNYSLFRRYHEEHNADVTISVIEVDRQNACQFGVVGVNDDFSIREFQEKPDNPSCIPGDPNHSLASMGIYLFRKEVMMQVLAEFDGTDFGHDIIPALLGRYKVVAYPYRRNNVISDYARIHDQQGRRRRVLEERTKDSGYWRDVGNLDAYWNANMDLCGVDPYFSLYGEMWPLRTHRMQFPPAKFVFQDERGNPPRAGKALDSLVGSGCIISGGIVRNSVLSSNVIVESWSEVDESVILEDVIVGRNCKIKKAIIDKHNYIPDNTQIGIDPSEDRKLFKVTPRGITVVPKGFFV; encoded by the coding sequence TTGAAGGACACACTGGCCGTGATCATGGCCGGCGGCAAGGGCGAACGCCTGGCCCCGCTGACCCAGGACCGCTCCAAACCATCGGTCCCCTTCGGCGGCATCTATCGCCTGATCGACCTCACCCTCAGCAACGTCATCAACAGCGGGATCTACAAAATCATGGTCCTGCCCCAATACAAGAGCCAGTCGCTTGTCGACCACCTGGAGGCCGGCTGGAACATCTTCAACTACGACCTGGGCCACTATCTGCGCATCGTGCCGCCCCAGATGCGCACCGGCGAAAAATGGTACCAGGGCACGGCCGACTCGGTGCGGCAAAACGCCTACCTGCTCGACCGCGACCCAAGCCTGCGCCGGGTGATCATCCTCAGCGGCGATCACGTATATAAGATGAACTACAGCTTATTCCGGCGCTACCACGAGGAACACAACGCCGACGTGACCATCAGCGTCATCGAGGTCGATCGCCAAAACGCCTGTCAGTTCGGCGTCGTCGGCGTCAACGACGACTTTTCCATCCGCGAGTTCCAGGAAAAGCCCGACAACCCCAGTTGCATCCCCGGCGACCCCAATCACTCCCTGGCCAGCATGGGCATATATTTGTTCCGCAAGGAGGTGATGATGCAGGTGCTGGCCGAGTTCGACGGCACCGATTTCGGCCACGACATCATCCCGGCGCTGCTGGGCCGCTACAAGGTGGTGGCCTATCCCTACCGGCGCAACAACGTCATCTCCGACTACGCCCGCATCCACGACCAACAGGGACGGCGACGGCGCGTGCTGGAGGAGCGCACCAAGGACAGCGGCTATTGGCGCGACGTGGGCAACCTCGACGCCTATTGGAACGCCAACATGGACCTCTGCGGCGTGGACCCCTATTTCAGCCTCTACGGCGAGATGTGGCCCCTGCGCACCCACCGCATGCAGTTTCCGCCGGCCAAGTTCGTCTTCCAAGACGAACGCGGCAACCCGCCCCGCGCCGGCAAGGCCTTGGATTCGCTGGTGGGTTCGGGCTGCATCATCAGCGGCGGCATCGTGCGCAATAGCGTGCTTTCGTCCAACGTCATCGTCGAGTCGTGGTCGGAAGTCGATGAAAGCGTGATCCTCGAGGACGTGATCGTCGGGCGCAACTGCAAGATCAAAAAGGCGATCATCGACAAGCATAACTATATCCCCGACAACACCCAGATCGGCATCGACCCGAGCGAGGACCGCAAGCTCTTCAAGGTTACGCCGCGGGGCATCACCGTCGTGCCCAAGGGTTTTTTCGTGTGA
- a CDS encoding TonB-dependent receptor, with amino-acid sequence MGNWRKAGRAALFLPALILALALWAVGDCRAEAAEDKSAQATTQEQADNKQKINLEDMQVLGKADSAVVQSTSATVLDNEQIVGRVYVTPMDMLKLSPGVSISQYHQGGVVPAVQMRGFSTVGHSRDGAIALNGVPLNTLDNADTNVIIPMEVEDIEVVKGPSSPFFGNFNSAGSIGFRTYQSGDFTRAKLSYGSFNTQDAAAVIARGDGKLDQIYSGEVYHTDGYQDNCDWDKQIASGRWNYRFTDQLQAGMGLRFYNTRWDSAGYIPQSVYDSNPQRAVSDVNGGWRKWGLVDGHADYALTDTSKLRFLAWYTQEDYNRWYQNWISSAQKVGGNYGSQYQRPREAFGSSLAYHYNGQVLERDTGVVFGVSWQREFQEYRYWNLVVGNGRNKGSMTQDDELTLYTTALYGQVDYRVLKPLRFIVGARYDMMNGELDSKLTPANSGDRNGPEIFSPKLGLIYTVCDGWDLFANYSQGFALPGGTEFVSRSYLEPAIRTQYEAGLRANPNGWSSYILSIWRLDTKDDFQPTLADPNKYENAGETRREGVEVGADFLPWKALRLHVDYAYIHSEYLSYVSGGKSYDGNELPSVPNNIFNAEIAWAPPQGLGARLNYRLQSEWNIAADNIVKADGFDVVCAQVSYKFNKRYTLALDVINLFDRKYSEYLGSANGQLTYAPADPLSAYLTLTIDW; translated from the coding sequence ATGGGAAACTGGCGAAAAGCCGGTCGGGCGGCGCTGTTTTTGCCGGCGCTGATCCTGGCGCTTGCGCTATGGGCCGTGGGCGATTGCCGGGCCGAGGCCGCGGAGGACAAAAGCGCCCAGGCCACGACCCAGGAGCAGGCCGACAACAAGCAAAAAATCAACCTGGAAGACATGCAGGTGCTCGGCAAGGCCGATTCGGCCGTGGTGCAGTCCACCAGCGCCACCGTGCTGGATAACGAGCAGATCGTCGGCCGCGTTTACGTCACGCCCATGGATATGCTCAAGCTCTCGCCGGGCGTGAGCATCTCGCAATATCACCAGGGTGGCGTGGTCCCCGCCGTGCAGATGCGCGGCTTTTCCACGGTGGGCCATTCGCGCGATGGCGCCATCGCCCTCAACGGCGTGCCGCTCAACACCCTCGACAACGCCGACACCAACGTGATTATCCCCATGGAGGTCGAGGACATCGAAGTGGTCAAGGGCCCGTCCTCGCCCTTCTTCGGCAACTTCAACAGCGCCGGCTCCATTGGCTTCCGCACCTACCAGAGCGGCGACTTCACCCGGGCCAAGCTCAGCTACGGCAGCTTCAACACCCAGGACGCCGCGGCGGTGATCGCCCGCGGCGACGGCAAGCTGGACCAGATCTACTCCGGCGAGGTCTACCACACCGACGGTTATCAGGACAACTGCGACTGGGACAAGCAGATCGCCTCGGGCCGCTGGAACTATCGCTTCACCGATCAGTTACAGGCCGGCATGGGCCTGCGTTTCTACAACACCCGGTGGGATTCGGCCGGCTACATCCCCCAGAGCGTCTATGACTCCAACCCCCAGCGGGCCGTCTCCGACGTCAACGGCGGCTGGCGCAAGTGGGGCCTGGTCGACGGCCACGCCGACTACGCCCTCACCGATACGTCCAAGCTGCGCTTCCTGGCCTGGTACACCCAAGAGGACTACAACCGCTGGTATCAGAACTGGATCTCCTCGGCCCAGAAGGTCGGCGGCAACTACGGCTCCCAGTACCAACGGCCCCGCGAGGCCTTTGGCTCCAGCCTGGCCTATCACTACAACGGCCAGGTGCTCGAACGTGACACGGGCGTGGTTTTCGGCGTCAGTTGGCAGCGCGAGTTTCAGGAATATCGTTATTGGAACTTGGTTGTCGGCAACGGCCGCAACAAGGGCTCCATGACCCAGGACGACGAACTGACCCTCTACACCACCGCCCTCTATGGCCAGGTGGATTATCGCGTGCTCAAGCCCCTGCGCTTCATCGTGGGCGCGCGCTACGACATGATGAACGGCGAACTGGACAGCAAGCTGACCCCGGCCAACTCCGGCGACCGCAATGGCCCGGAAATCTTCAGCCCCAAGCTGGGCCTGATCTACACCGTCTGCGACGGTTGGGATCTGTTCGCCAACTATTCCCAGGGGTTCGCCCTGCCCGGCGGCACGGAGTTCGTCTCGCGCTCGTACCTGGAGCCGGCCATCCGCACCCAATACGAGGCCGGTCTGCGCGCCAATCCCAACGGCTGGAGCAGCTATATCCTCAGCATCTGGCGCTTGGACACCAAGGACGACTTCCAGCCCACCCTGGCCGACCCCAACAAGTATGAAAACGCCGGCGAGACCAGGCGCGAGGGCGTCGAGGTGGGCGCGGACTTCCTGCCCTGGAAGGCCCTGCGCCTGCACGTGGACTACGCCTACATCCACTCCGAATACCTCAGCTATGTTTCCGGCGGCAAGAGCTACGACGGCAACGAGCTGCCCAGCGTGCCCAACAATATCTTCAACGCCGAAATCGCCTGGGCCCCGCCCCAAGGCCTGGGCGCGCGCCTGAACTATCGCTTGCAGAGCGAATGGAACATCGCCGCCGACAACATCGTCAAGGCCGACGGCTTTGACGTGGTCTGCGCCCAGGTGTCGTACAAGTTCAACAAGCGCTACACCCTGGCCCTGGACGTGATCAACCTCTTCGATCGCAAGTATTCGGAATATTTGGGCTCGGCCAACGGCCAACTGACCTACGCCCCGGCCGACCCGCTTTCGGCCTACCTGACGCTGACTATCGATTGGTGA
- a CDS encoding DUF4198 domain-containing protein: protein MKNMKQLKSLTVVAAMSLTLALAGLAQAHDLWLSANQPAEGKALSVLVGYGHGFPAGEEIEFDMLEPVEIIGAQGKIATKPGQKQEFVSDAPLAAGTYVVTGGRKAQWYTKTPAGSVNVPKNEAPEAISCLRSVKYAKAIVNLGAAGDVSQPVGQTLEIVPLANPGALKVGDDLPVRVLFEGKPLAKVEVLGLYAGFSQHEGSYAFYARTDKDGKAYVKLSAAGQWLVLAKHKVPFADKAQCDEYAHTATLTFDVK from the coding sequence ATGAAAAACATGAAGCAGTTGAAATCATTGACCGTCGTCGCCGCCATGTCCCTGACCCTGGCCTTGGCCGGCCTGGCCCAGGCCCACGATCTGTGGCTGAGCGCCAATCAACCCGCCGAGGGCAAGGCGCTCAGCGTGCTGGTGGGCTATGGCCACGGTTTCCCCGCTGGCGAGGAGATCGAATTCGACATGCTGGAGCCGGTGGAGATCATCGGGGCCCAGGGCAAGATCGCCACCAAGCCCGGCCAGAAGCAGGAGTTCGTCAGCGACGCGCCCCTGGCCGCCGGCACGTACGTGGTCACCGGCGGGCGCAAGGCCCAGTGGTACACCAAAACGCCGGCCGGCTCGGTTAACGTGCCCAAAAACGAGGCCCCCGAGGCCATCTCGTGCCTGCGTTCGGTCAAATACGCCAAGGCCATCGTCAACCTGGGCGCGGCGGGCGACGTCTCCCAGCCCGTGGGCCAGACCCTGGAGATCGTGCCCCTGGCCAACCCCGGCGCGCTGAAGGTGGGCGATGATCTGCCCGTGCGGGTGCTGTTCGAGGGCAAACCCCTGGCCAAGGTCGAGGTGTTGGGCCTCTACGCCGGCTTCAGCCAGCACGAGGGGTCTTACGCTTTTTACGCCCGCACCGACAAGGACGGCAAGGCCTACGTCAAGCTGAGCGCCGCCGGCCAATGGCTGGTGCTGGCCAAACACAAGGTTCCCTTTGCCGACAAGGCCCAGTGTGACGAATACGCCCACACGGCCACCTTGACCTTTGACGTGAAATGA
- a CDS encoding AI-2E family transporter encodes MSHNQPFASSTSRWFFAACILFVLYCAYLLVEPFLTSIFLAIVLVVVGGPVYDLMLKLTRQRRGLASALTCLLFILIIVVPLVLITGVITSQALDLYNTVSAMLAGNSLSEMFNSGMGRLGPFLDKLEEHTGITRMDILQHAAEALKYVSNLLYSNLTDLLRGATNLAIGFALMMFVAFYLLMDGQSMAQKAIRLSPLPADTTNQIRDDILSTLRTTMRGTVFLAVIQGTAGGLGFGVFGVPHALFWGTVMVFASVVPLVGTALLFIPAGTYLILSGDVFQGVGVMIWCEASQVICDNFLRPRLIGGGNIHPLLTFFSVLGGLSVFGMVGLILGPLVLAVLISLLEVYEHYFMDSPIETPGDGPTP; translated from the coding sequence ATGAGTCACAATCAGCCGTTTGCCAGCTCGACCAGTCGCTGGTTTTTCGCCGCCTGCATCCTCTTCGTGCTCTACTGCGCCTATCTGCTGGTCGAGCCGTTCCTCACCTCGATCTTTCTGGCCATCGTGCTGGTGGTGGTGGGCGGGCCGGTCTACGACCTCATGCTCAAGCTCACCCGCCAACGGCGCGGCCTGGCCTCGGCCCTGACCTGCCTGCTGTTCATCCTCATCATCGTCGTGCCGCTGGTGCTGATCACCGGCGTCATCACCTCCCAGGCCTTGGATCTCTACAACACCGTCTCGGCCATGTTGGCCGGCAACTCGCTCAGCGAGATGTTCAACAGCGGCATGGGCCGCCTGGGGCCTTTCCTGGACAAGCTCGAGGAGCACACCGGCATCACCCGCATGGACATCCTGCAACACGCCGCCGAGGCGCTCAAATACGTCAGCAACCTGCTCTACTCCAACCTCACCGACCTGCTGCGCGGGGCCACCAACCTGGCCATCGGCTTCGCGCTGATGATGTTCGTGGCCTTTTATCTATTGATGGACGGCCAGAGCATGGCCCAGAAGGCCATCCGCCTCTCGCCGCTGCCGGCCGACACCACCAACCAGATCCGCGACGACATCCTCTCCACCCTGCGCACCACCATGCGCGGCACGGTTTTCCTGGCCGTCATCCAGGGCACGGCCGGCGGCTTGGGTTTTGGCGTCTTTGGCGTGCCCCACGCCTTGTTCTGGGGCACGGTGATGGTCTTCGCCTCGGTGGTGCCGCTGGTGGGCACGGCGCTTTTGTTCATCCCGGCCGGAACCTACCTGATCCTCAGCGGCGATGTCTTTCAGGGCGTGGGCGTGATGATCTGGTGCGAGGCCTCGCAGGTTATCTGCGACAATTTTCTGCGTCCACGGCTGATCGGCGGCGGCAACATCCACCCACTGCTGACGTTTTTCAGCGTGCTTGGCGGTTTGAGCGTCTTTGGCATGGTCGGGCTGATTTTGGGCCCGCTGGTGCTGGCGGTGTTGATCTCGCTGTTGGAGGTCTACGAGCACTATTTCATGGATAGCCCCATCGAAACGCCGGGCGACGGCCCCACGCCGTGA
- a CDS encoding carbon-nitrogen hydrolase family protein: protein MLAAVIQMNSSADRQANLAQAADLLRRAAGQGAGLCVLPEHFAHMQPEGLPLAEPQTIAGPTVSFLATLARELGLWIVGGTFAERARTPGKAHNTCPVLDPTGRLVGVYRKIHLFDLAAPGQAPLLESRRVAPGRRLTVVDTPIGRLGPCVCYDLRFPELHRRLRLLGAQVIAAPSAFTKLTGQAHWELLVRARAVENACFVLAAAQWGPHGQGRESFGQAMITNPWGEVVAQCPPGPGLALAEVNAEVVEGFRRRLDSTLHARLLPRAWRAKGRP, encoded by the coding sequence ATGCTGGCCGCCGTGATCCAAATGAACTCCAGCGCCGACCGCCAAGCCAATCTGGCCCAGGCCGCCGATCTGTTGCGCCGCGCCGCCGGCCAGGGCGCGGGGCTGTGCGTGCTGCCCGAACATTTCGCCCACATGCAGCCCGAGGGCCTGCCCCTGGCCGAGCCCCAGACCATCGCCGGCCCCACGGTGAGCTTCCTGGCGACGCTGGCCCGCGAGTTGGGCCTGTGGATCGTCGGCGGCACCTTTGCCGAGCGCGCGCGCACGCCCGGCAAGGCCCACAACACCTGCCCGGTGTTGGACCCGACCGGCCGCCTGGTCGGGGTTTATCGCAAGATTCATCTGTTCGACCTGGCCGCGCCGGGCCAAGCGCCGTTGTTGGAGTCGCGGCGGGTGGCTCCCGGCCGCCGCCTGACGGTGGTCGATACGCCCATCGGCCGCCTGGGCCCGTGCGTCTGCTACGATCTGCGGTTCCCCGAACTGCACCGCCGCCTGCGCCTGTTGGGGGCCCAGGTCATCGCCGCGCCCAGCGCCTTCACCAAGCTCACCGGCCAGGCCCATTGGGAGCTTCTCGTCCGGGCCAGGGCGGTCGAAAACGCCTGCTTCGTGCTGGCGGCGGCCCAGTGGGGCCCCCACGGCCAGGGCCGCGAGAGCTTCGGCCAAGCCATGATCACCAACCCCTGGGGCGAGGTCGTGGCCCAATGCCCGCCTGGGCCGGGCCTGGCCCTGGCCGAGGTGAACGCCGAGGTGGTCGAAGGCTTTCGTCGCCGGCTCGACTCCACCCTTCACGCCAGGCTGCTGCCCCGCGCTTGGCGCGCGAAAGGCCGCCCATGA
- a CDS encoding DUF484 family protein — protein sequence MNGPPDIGALLEQARRNEEILRRTDQLEEFLLSPRALRPLLEGLCQRVAAIYGLDAVSLALADDHAGLRLALEADGPQALPAGCFHCARVELRMLVGDLERPLLSNRASDEALRFLFGQRGGLCSAAVLPLWSRGRWLGSLNLGSTSPERYHQGLETHFVRRLAAKTAHSLDAAVLYEQNRLFERREAAMEMAGAACHELAQPLTALALRLETLMRGLPEGDPLRGQMNSLTAEVDRVGELLRKISEVNRYVTKPYAQGLRIIDLRAASAAGKPSTPPEEA from the coding sequence ATGAACGGGCCGCCGGACATCGGGGCCTTGCTGGAGCAGGCCAGGCGCAACGAGGAGATCCTGCGGCGCACCGACCAGCTCGAGGAGTTCCTGCTTTCGCCAAGGGCGCTGAGGCCGCTGCTGGAGGGCCTGTGCCAGCGCGTGGCCGCGATATACGGCCTGGACGCGGTGAGCCTGGCCCTGGCCGACGACCACGCCGGCCTGCGCCTGGCCCTGGAGGCCGATGGCCCCCAAGCGCTGCCCGCTGGTTGTTTTCATTGCGCGCGGGTGGAGCTGCGCATGCTGGTGGGCGACCTGGAGCGGCCGCTTTTGAGCAACCGGGCCAGCGACGAGGCCTTGCGCTTTTTGTTTGGCCAGCGCGGCGGATTGTGCTCGGCGGCGGTGTTGCCGTTGTGGTCGCGGGGCCGCTGGCTGGGCTCGCTCAATCTGGGTTCGACCTCGCCCGAGCGCTATCATCAGGGCCTGGAGACCCACTTCGTGCGGCGGCTGGCCGCCAAGACGGCCCACAGCCTGGACGCGGCCGTGCTCTACGAGCAGAACCGCCTTTTCGAACGCCGCGAGGCGGCCATGGAAATGGCCGGGGCGGCCTGCCACGAGTTGGCCCAGCCCCTGACCGCCCTGGCCCTGCGGCTGGAGACGCTGATGCGCGGCCTGCCGGAGGGCGACCCGTTGCGCGGCCAGATGAACTCGCTGACCGCCGAGGTGGATCGAGTGGGCGAGCTGCTGCGAAAAATCAGTGAGGTCAACCGATACGTGACCAAGCCCTACGCCCAGGGCCTGCGCATAATCGATCTGCGAGCGGCCAGCGCCGCGGGCAAACCCTCAACGCCACCGGAGGAAGCTTGA
- a CDS encoding HIT family protein, whose product MSDETCIFCDIAANKMPAFRIYEDDRTLAFADINPATPGHTLVIPKQHYVNIMELTPGDVAAVHQTVQRVARAIKATLKPEGIMIAQLNGAAAGQVIMHYHVHLIPRNPGDALSAMSWQMKPGDMAQIEKLAAQIASVL is encoded by the coding sequence ATGAGCGACGAAACCTGCATCTTCTGTGACATCGCCGCCAACAAAATGCCGGCTTTCCGCATCTATGAAGACGACCGCACCCTGGCCTTCGCCGACATCAACCCGGCCACGCCCGGCCACACCCTGGTCATCCCCAAGCAGCACTACGTCAACATCATGGAGCTGACCCCCGGTGACGTGGCCGCCGTGCATCAGACCGTCCAGCGCGTGGCCCGGGCCATCAAGGCCACCCTCAAGCCCGAGGGCATCATGATCGCTCAGCTAAACGGCGCGGCCGCCGGTCAGGTGATCATGCACTATCACGTGCATCTGATCCCCCGCAACCCCGGCGACGCCCTTTCGGCCATGAGTTGGCAGATGAAGCCCGGCGACATGGCCCAGATCGAAAAATTGGCCGCCCAGATCGCTTCGGTGCTGTGA